One Paraburkholderia agricolaris genomic region harbors:
- the waaF gene encoding lipopolysaccharide heptosyltransferase II, whose product MRRALVIAPNWIGDALMAQPLFARLVKLHPRIVIDAVAPSWVAPVLERMPEIRDVYATDLAHGKLQMLRRWQLASDLRDVGYDAAYVLPNSLKSALIPWMAGIPLRIGYTGESRYGLLNVRHANPRKDERPPMVGHYAALAYAPGAKIPDDLPMPRLDADLNEASRVSARFNLDTRVPLLVFCPGAEYGPAKRWPPEHFAALAQIVGQSFPYTQIIALGSPKDAPLAQAIADKAPNVRNLCGQTALGEACALISRASAVVTNDSGLMHVAAALRRPLVAVYGSTDPRHTPPLSELAKVQWLHLECSPCFQRECPLGHLNCLKQLSAEQVFGDLRGMLLAQR is encoded by the coding sequence ATGCGTCGCGCGTTGGTTATCGCACCGAACTGGATCGGTGACGCATTGATGGCGCAGCCGCTGTTTGCGCGCCTCGTGAAATTGCATCCGCGCATCGTGATCGACGCAGTCGCGCCCTCGTGGGTCGCGCCCGTGCTCGAACGGATGCCCGAGATCCGCGACGTCTACGCAACCGACCTGGCGCACGGCAAGCTGCAGATGCTGCGCCGCTGGCAACTGGCGAGCGATTTGCGCGATGTCGGCTACGACGCGGCCTATGTCCTGCCGAATTCGCTCAAATCGGCGCTGATTCCCTGGATGGCGGGCATTCCGCTGCGCATCGGCTACACCGGCGAAAGCCGCTACGGCTTGCTGAACGTCCGCCACGCGAATCCGCGCAAGGACGAGCGCCCGCCCATGGTCGGCCACTACGCCGCCCTCGCCTACGCGCCAGGCGCCAAGATCCCCGACGACTTGCCCATGCCGCGGCTCGACGCGGACCTGAACGAAGCGTCGCGGGTCTCGGCGCGCTTCAATCTGGATACGCGCGTGCCGCTGCTGGTGTTCTGTCCGGGCGCCGAGTACGGTCCGGCCAAGCGCTGGCCGCCCGAGCATTTCGCGGCGCTCGCGCAGATCGTCGGCCAGTCGTTCCCGTACACGCAGATCATTGCGCTCGGCTCGCCCAAAGACGCGCCGCTGGCCCAGGCGATTGCCGACAAAGCGCCGAACGTGCGTAACCTGTGCGGCCAGACCGCGCTGGGCGAGGCTTGCGCGCTGATCTCGCGGGCCAGCGCCGTCGTCACCAACGATTCCGGTCTGATGCACGTGGCCGCCGCGCTGCGCCGGCCGCTGGTGGCCGTGTACGGTTCGACCGATCCGCGCCACACGCCGCCCTTGTCCGAGCTTGCGAAGGTACAATGGCTTCATCTCGAATGCAGCCCCTGTTTCCAGCGCGAATGCCCGCTTGGGCATCTGAACTGCCTTAAGCAGTTGAGCGCCGAGCAGGTATTTGGCGATTTGCGCGGCATGTTGCTTGCGCAACGTTGA
- a CDS encoding zinc-finger domain-containing protein, protein MSEIKEMPLVELSAKDLPAYCPNPAMPRWSAHPRVFIDVTHGEAKCPYCSTRYKLRDGEVVRGH, encoded by the coding sequence ATGAGCGAAATCAAGGAAATGCCGCTGGTCGAACTGTCGGCAAAAGACCTGCCGGCGTATTGCCCGAATCCCGCAATGCCGCGCTGGAGCGCACATCCGCGTGTCTTTATCGACGTCACGCACGGCGAAGCCAAATGCCCGTATTGCAGCACGCGCTACAAGCTGCGCGACGGCGAAGTGGTCAGGGGTCACTAA
- a CDS encoding nuclear transport factor 2 family protein → MPRFAHIFEAAADTLNAYYQAVAEMNIDSLMGLWIDEEFVSCICADGSHLHGLDSIRAGLQIQLETAPVAIEPLDIRVYDSLGTVVYAIAEAHRPADPKAAPTMVFTTYVMVHERGEWRIAHIHASPMPNEAASQFATKMRHGQGSLH, encoded by the coding sequence ATGCCACGTTTTGCCCATATCTTCGAAGCCGCCGCCGATACGTTGAACGCCTATTACCAGGCCGTTGCGGAGATGAATATCGACAGTTTGATGGGCCTGTGGATCGATGAGGAGTTCGTGAGCTGCATCTGCGCCGACGGCTCCCACCTGCACGGCCTCGACAGCATTCGCGCCGGCTTGCAAATCCAGCTCGAAACCGCGCCGGTTGCGATTGAGCCGCTCGACATTCGCGTCTACGACAGTCTTGGCACCGTCGTCTACGCCATTGCCGAGGCGCATCGCCCGGCCGATCCGAAAGCGGCGCCCACCATGGTGTTCACCACTTACGTGATGGTCCATGAGCGCGGCGAGTGGCGAATTGCTCATATTCACGCGAGCCCGATGCCGAACGAGGCCGCCAGTCAATTCGCTACCAAGATGCGGCATGGCCAGGGGTCGCTGCACTGA